Proteins encoded within one genomic window of Acidovorax sp. 107:
- the ubiE gene encoding bifunctional demethylmenaquinone methyltransferase/2-methoxy-6-polyprenyl-1,4-benzoquinol methylase UbiE translates to MSTTHFGFQSVDEQDKARRVRGVFDSVASKYDVMNDLMSAGLHRAWKAYTVMVANLREGSQVLDIAGGTGDLSLAFSKKVGASGRVVHTDINEAMLRVGRDRLINEGVVLPTLVCDAEKLPFPDAHFDVVSVAFGLRNMTHKDQAIAEMCRVLKPGGKLLVLEFSKVAQPLTKVYDWYSFKVLPQLGKLVAGDDASYRYLAESIRMHPGQEELKSLMQKNGFGHVDYHNMTGGIVALHVGIKC, encoded by the coding sequence ATGAGCACCACGCATTTTGGTTTTCAGTCGGTGGACGAGCAGGACAAGGCACGCCGCGTGCGTGGCGTGTTCGATTCCGTGGCCTCCAAGTACGACGTGATGAACGACCTCATGTCGGCGGGTTTGCACCGCGCCTGGAAGGCTTACACCGTGATGGTGGCCAACCTGCGCGAAGGCAGCCAGGTGCTGGACATCGCGGGTGGCACGGGTGACCTGTCGCTGGCGTTCTCCAAGAAGGTGGGCGCGTCGGGCCGCGTGGTGCACACGGATATCAACGAAGCCATGCTGCGCGTGGGCCGCGACCGGCTCATCAACGAAGGCGTGGTGTTGCCCACCCTGGTCTGCGACGCCGAGAAGCTGCCGTTCCCCGACGCGCATTTCGACGTGGTGAGCGTGGCCTTTGGCCTGCGCAACATGACGCACAAGGACCAGGCCATTGCCGAGATGTGCCGCGTGCTCAAGCCCGGCGGCAAGCTGCTGGTGCTGGAATTTTCCAAGGTGGCGCAGCCGCTGACCAAGGTGTACGACTGGTATTCATTCAAGGTGCTGCCCCAGTTGGGCAAGCTGGTGGCGGGCGACGACGCGAGCTACCGGTACCTGGCGGAGTCGATCCGCATGCACCCGGGGCAGGAAGAACTCAAAAGCCTCATGCAAAAAAATGGTTTTGGGCATGTGGACTATCACAACATGACGGGGGGCATTGTGGCTCTTCATGTTGGAATCAAGTGCTGA
- a CDS encoding Tim44 domain-containing protein, whose product MMKLWSVVLVAMLAFAHADADAARRLGGGKSVGKQSSNVTQRESATPPATPGAPAQSATNTAAAAKPATATPATAPAAPAKKPWGAMLGGLAAGLGLAWLAHSLGLGAGFGNILMIALLAFAAFAIFKMVMRSRNGGGSNGAGTAAGGAPFAFQGAGAATPAAAQVPRQYSPNNVGNDASARPWERSSMAFDASRAGQAGVGSGVVIGSGLSGSQNWGVPADFDTEGFLSAAKRNFVTLQGAWDRSDIATLRSMMTDNMLDEIRTQLTEREDHRGTQPNHTDVVMIEAQLLGIEDLGDGYMASVEFSGMIREEPSAGPSPFREVWNMTKPKAGNTGWLVAGVQALQ is encoded by the coding sequence ATGATGAAACTGTGGTCTGTGGTGTTGGTCGCGATGCTGGCGTTTGCGCACGCCGATGCCGACGCCGCGCGGCGACTGGGTGGTGGCAAATCGGTGGGCAAGCAGTCCAGCAACGTGACGCAGCGCGAGTCGGCCACGCCGCCCGCCACGCCCGGGGCACCGGCGCAGAGCGCGACCAATACGGCCGCCGCTGCCAAGCCTGCCACCGCCACGCCGGCGACGGCACCGGCCGCACCGGCCAAGAAGCCCTGGGGCGCCATGCTGGGCGGCCTGGCGGCTGGCCTGGGCCTGGCCTGGCTGGCGCATTCGCTGGGCCTGGGTGCAGGCTTTGGCAACATCCTGATGATTGCGTTGCTGGCCTTTGCCGCGTTTGCCATCTTCAAGATGGTGATGCGGTCCCGCAATGGGGGAGGCAGCAACGGTGCGGGGACCGCTGCCGGTGGCGCTCCGTTCGCGTTCCAGGGCGCAGGGGCCGCAACGCCCGCCGCCGCCCAGGTGCCGCGGCAGTACAGCCCCAACAATGTGGGCAACGACGCTTCTGCCCGCCCCTGGGAGCGCAGCAGCATGGCATTTGACGCATCGCGTGCCGGCCAGGCAGGCGTGGGTTCGGGCGTGGTGATCGGGTCGGGCCTGTCGGGCTCGCAAAACTGGGGCGTGCCTGCCGATTTCGACACCGAGGGTTTCCTGTCGGCGGCCAAGCGCAACTTCGTGACCTTGCAGGGTGCGTGGGACCGCTCGGACATCGCCACCCTGCGGTCCATGATGACGGACAACATGCTCGACGAGATCCGCACCCAGCTGACCGAGCGTGAAGACCACCGCGGCACCCAGCCCAACCACACCGACGTGGTCATGATCGAGGCGCAGCTGCTGGGCATCGAAGACCTGGGCGACGGCTACATGGCCAGCGTCGAGTTCTCGGGCATGATCCGTGAAGAACCCTCGGCCGGGCCCAGCCCCTTCCGCGAGGTCTGGAACATGACCAAGCCCAAGGCGGGCAACACCGGCTGGCTGGTGGCAGGCGTGCAGGCACTGCAGTAA
- a CDS encoding SCP2 domain-containing protein, with the protein MATPQSPFPFLDGLFERLAAGPQPPQWLVHEVQQRLVLFLNHVLMQEKEATDRLVRQKGRVARVQWRVYSLSLVITPAGLFNLAPESAVPDLRLEVTDSSPFTLAQAALRGDKPTIRIEGDVQLAAEINWLVDHVRWDVEEDLARVIGDAPAHTLAQFASRAAQALRQFVGSRMAAAGQSPSSAVAPMATVAPVAPGTPTAAPLSPSGGSDRADA; encoded by the coding sequence ATGGCAACACCACAGTCCCCTTTTCCTTTTCTGGACGGCCTCTTCGAGCGGCTGGCCGCCGGTCCACAGCCCCCGCAATGGCTGGTGCATGAAGTGCAGCAGCGTCTGGTGCTGTTTCTCAACCATGTGCTGATGCAGGAAAAAGAGGCCACCGACCGGCTGGTGCGCCAAAAAGGCCGCGTCGCTCGCGTGCAGTGGCGGGTTTACTCCCTGTCGCTGGTCATCACCCCGGCAGGCCTGTTCAACCTGGCGCCCGAATCTGCCGTGCCGGATCTGCGGCTGGAAGTGACCGACAGCTCTCCCTTCACCCTGGCCCAGGCCGCGCTGCGGGGCGACAAGCCGACCATCCGCATCGAGGGCGATGTGCAACTGGCCGCAGAGATCAACTGGCTGGTGGACCATGTGCGCTGGGACGTGGAAGAGGACCTGGCCCGCGTGATCGGTGATGCCCCCGCGCACACGCTGGCGCAGTTTGCCAGCCGCGCTGCACAGGCGCTGCGCCAGTTTGTGGGTTCGCGCATGGCCGCAGCCGGCCAGTCGCCCTCATCGGCGGTCGCGCCGATGGCTACGGTGGCGCCGGTGGCTCCTGGCACTCCGACGGCTGCGCCGCTGTCGCCCTCGGGTGGTTCCGACCGGGCTGACGCATGA
- a CDS encoding sodium:solute symporter family protein: protein MLLTLVIVYLLITIGIGLLAARRVKNAADFAIAGRHLPLYMIITTTFATWFGSETVLGIPAKFIEGGLGNVVEDPFGAGFCLILVGLFFAGKLYRMTLLTISDYYRERYGRAVEVVCSLIIMLSYLGWVSAQVTALGLVFNLLSGGAISIPVGMTIGVVSILAYTLFGGMWSVAVTDFIQMIILVVGLAIIAVFAGNMAGGADKVIEFASSRELFRFLPEPKFHDVMFFIAAGVTMMFGSIPQQDVFQRVMSANNIQAATRGPVIGGICYILFAFVPMFLVASALIIMPTETAALLKDDPQKVLPTLVLEKMPFVMQVLFFGALLSALKSTASATLLAPSVTFTENIWRQFRPHSSDKQHLRTMRITTLVFSACVLAYAIYMQGTSIYELVSGAYQVPLVGAFVPLVFGLYWKRATTQGAIFAIVLGLVTWLLFLATPAGATFPAQLAGLLAALAGMLIGSLGPQAIRNSHATHHKMVGVE, encoded by the coding sequence GTGCTGCTGACCCTGGTTATCGTTTACCTGCTGATCACGATCGGCATCGGCCTGTTGGCAGCCCGGCGCGTCAAGAACGCTGCGGACTTCGCCATCGCCGGGCGCCACCTGCCGCTGTACATGATCATCACCACCACGTTCGCCACGTGGTTCGGGTCAGAGACCGTGCTGGGCATTCCCGCCAAGTTCATCGAGGGTGGCCTGGGCAATGTGGTGGAAGACCCCTTCGGCGCGGGCTTCTGCCTGATCCTGGTCGGCCTTTTCTTTGCTGGCAAGCTGTACCGCATGACGCTGCTCACCATCAGCGACTACTACCGCGAGCGCTACGGCCGTGCGGTGGAAGTCGTCTGCTCGCTGATCATCATGCTGAGCTATCTGGGCTGGGTTTCGGCCCAGGTCACGGCGCTGGGGCTGGTGTTCAACCTGTTGTCTGGCGGCGCCATCAGCATTCCGGTGGGCATGACGATTGGCGTGGTCTCCATCCTGGCCTACACGCTGTTCGGCGGCATGTGGTCGGTGGCGGTCACCGACTTCATCCAGATGATCATCCTGGTGGTGGGCCTGGCCATCATTGCCGTGTTTGCGGGCAACATGGCCGGCGGGGCCGACAAGGTGATCGAGTTCGCGTCCAGCCGTGAGCTGTTCCGGTTCCTGCCTGAACCGAAGTTCCATGACGTGATGTTCTTCATCGCGGCGGGCGTGACCATGATGTTCGGCTCCATCCCCCAACAGGACGTCTTTCAGCGCGTGATGTCGGCCAACAACATTCAGGCGGCCACGCGAGGCCCTGTGATCGGCGGCATCTGCTACATCCTGTTCGCCTTTGTCCCCATGTTCCTGGTGGCCAGCGCACTCATCATCATGCCGACCGAAACGGCTGCGCTGCTCAAGGACGACCCGCAAAAGGTGCTGCCCACGCTGGTGCTGGAGAAGATGCCTTTCGTGATGCAGGTGCTGTTCTTCGGGGCCCTGCTGTCGGCGCTCAAATCCACGGCCTCGGCCACCCTGCTGGCGCCGAGCGTCACTTTCACCGAGAACATCTGGCGCCAGTTCCGCCCGCACAGCTCGGACAAGCAGCACCTGCGCACGATGCGCATCACCACGCTGGTGTTCAGCGCCTGTGTGCTGGCTTATGCCATCTACATGCAGGGCACGTCGATCTATGAGCTGGTGTCGGGCGCCTACCAGGTGCCGCTGGTGGGTGCGTTTGTTCCGCTGGTGTTCGGCCTGTACTGGAAGCGCGCCACCACGCAGGGCGCGATCTTTGCCATCGTGCTGGGCCTCGTGACCTGGCTGTTGTTCCTGGCCACACCGGCAGGGGCAACCTTCCCGGCGCAGTTGGCAGGTTTGCTCGCTGCGCTGGCGGGCATGCTGATCGGCTCTCTCGGGCCACAGGCCATCCGCAACAGCCACGCCACTCACCACAAGATGGTCGGTGTGGAATAG
- the ltrA gene encoding group II intron reverse transcriptase/maturase, with translation MRKHVASRDESASSREPQDWHSIDWGLVARNVRTTQTRLAKATQEKDWRRVKALQRSLTHSFSARALAVRRVTENQGKRTSGVDRELWDSPASKWAAIGRLKNLRGYKPQPLRRVYIPKANGKERPLGIPTMFDRAMQALFLLALEPVSESTSDPNSYGFRTGRSTHDAMSQLFVSLSQKASAEWVLEADIQGFFDHINHDWMLDRVLTNREVLRKWLKAGVVHQGRFSPTDEGTPQGGVISPALANCVLNGLETGLAAHLKARLGVVKVRRAKVNVVRFADDFVITGSSRELLEIEVRPWVEAFLAKRGLRLSLEKTCVTHIDRGFDFLGWNFRKYRGKLLIKPSKKNVKAFYRKVSEIVRTHLSTKQENLIAQLNPILRGWARYHQPVVAKETFSRMDYLIYWRLVRWARRRHPKKSPSWCTQRYWKVIGERTEFATKVGTEDEPIMKRLARLSDTVIERHEKIKGDYNPFDPVWEEYGEMLRTKRTAKSLRHRYEASMLYISQDGRCALCTELLDHEGGWHDHHIVYKVNGGSDAMSNRVLLHPVCHQRLHALGLPVAKPASTRLRVQDKKGA, from the coding sequence ATGAGAAAACACGTCGCTTCGCGCGACGAGTCTGCGTCCTCACGCGAACCGCAAGACTGGCACTCCATCGATTGGGGTCTAGTGGCGCGGAACGTGCGGACGACGCAGACCCGTCTAGCGAAGGCTACGCAAGAAAAAGACTGGCGCCGCGTGAAAGCGCTGCAAAGGTCCCTAACTCACTCGTTCTCGGCCAGAGCGCTGGCCGTGAGAAGAGTGACCGAAAACCAAGGCAAACGAACGAGTGGCGTCGATCGCGAACTTTGGGATTCGCCTGCCTCCAAATGGGCGGCGATCGGTCGGTTGAAGAATCTTCGAGGGTACAAACCGCAGCCCTTGCGGCGGGTCTACATTCCCAAAGCAAACGGGAAGGAAAGGCCGCTTGGCATTCCGACCATGTTTGACAGGGCCATGCAGGCGTTGTTCTTACTGGCATTGGAACCAGTGTCAGAGAGCACCAGCGACCCGAACAGCTACGGCTTTCGGACTGGGCGCTCAACGCACGATGCCATGAGCCAGTTGTTCGTTTCCTTGTCTCAGAAGGCCTCGGCCGAATGGGTACTGGAAGCCGACATTCAGGGGTTCTTCGACCATATCAACCATGACTGGATGCTCGACCGTGTTCTCACAAACAGGGAAGTGCTACGGAAATGGTTGAAAGCCGGAGTGGTCCATCAAGGCCGCTTCTCGCCGACTGATGAGGGAACACCGCAAGGTGGTGTCATTTCGCCAGCCCTGGCGAACTGCGTTCTGAACGGGTTGGAAACGGGACTCGCCGCGCACTTAAAGGCGCGGCTGGGTGTTGTGAAAGTCCGCAGAGCCAAAGTAAATGTGGTCCGCTTCGCGGACGACTTCGTCATCACTGGGAGCTCACGAGAGCTGTTAGAGATTGAAGTCCGACCATGGGTAGAAGCCTTCCTTGCAAAACGAGGATTGCGACTATCGCTGGAAAAGACCTGCGTCACGCACATTGACCGAGGCTTCGATTTCCTTGGATGGAACTTCCGCAAATACCGTGGAAAGTTGCTAATCAAGCCTAGCAAGAAAAACGTGAAAGCGTTTTACCGAAAGGTATCGGAAATCGTACGGACGCATCTATCGACGAAACAGGAGAATCTCATTGCGCAACTGAACCCAATCCTTCGGGGCTGGGCTAGGTATCACCAACCGGTGGTCGCGAAAGAGACGTTCAGTCGGATGGACTACCTCATCTACTGGCGGCTTGTCCGCTGGGCGAGGAGGCGACATCCGAAGAAGTCCCCAAGCTGGTGCACCCAACGTTACTGGAAGGTCATTGGTGAAAGGACAGAGTTCGCAACCAAAGTAGGTACAGAAGACGAACCGATCATGAAACGGTTGGCGCGATTAAGCGACACAGTGATTGAAAGGCATGAAAAGATCAAAGGAGACTACAACCCCTTTGATCCTGTCTGGGAGGAGTATGGAGAGATGTTGCGGACGAAACGCACGGCAAAGAGCCTGCGCCATCGTTACGAAGCGTCAATGCTGTATATCTCCCAGGACGGGCGCTGTGCACTCTGCACGGAACTGCTCGATCATGAGGGCGGCTGGCACGATCATCACATTGTTTACAAGGTGAATGGCGGGTCGGACGCTATGTCTAACCGGGTGCTCCTGCACCCGGTGTGCCATCAGAGGCTGCATGCCCTTGGGTTGCCGGTCGCGAAGCCGGCCTCAACAAGGCTTAGGGTCCAAGATAAGAAAGGCGCGTAG